A portion of the Glycine max cultivar Williams 82 chromosome 10, Glycine_max_v4.0, whole genome shotgun sequence genome contains these proteins:
- the LOC100797577 gene encoding uncharacterized protein LOC100797577 (The RefSeq protein has 1 substitution compared to this genomic sequence), with the protein MSEAKTQVESIRKWVVEHKLRTVGCLWLSGISGSIAYNWSRPNMKTSVKIIHARLHAQALTLGALAGAALVEYYDRNAGAKASKEILDNK; encoded by the exons ATGTCGGAAGCTAAGACCCAAATTGAATCCATAAGGAAGTGGGTCGTCGAGCACAAGCTCCGTACTGTTG GGTGTCTGTGGCTCAGTGGTATTTCGGGTTCAATCGCTTACAATTGGTCTCGACCCAATATGAAAACTAGTGTTAAGATCATTCACGCAAG GTTGCATGCACAGGCTCTTACGCTGGGAGCATTAGCCGGAGCTGCACTAGTAGAATATTATGATCGTAATGCAGGAGCAAAGGCTTCAAAAGAAATTTTGGACAATAAGTAG
- the LOC100798107 gene encoding E3 ubiquitin-protein ligase RFI2 isoform X1 — MGLGNDEEEDNNNNDKVVDDGDVGGGKSFGSVSCSICLEVVADNGDRSWSKLQCGHQFHLDCIGSAFNIKGAMQCPNCRKIEKGQWLYANGCRSYPEFSMDEWTHDEDLYDLSYSEMSFGVHWCPFGNLARLPSSFEEGEFSSSAYHDVLGQHAIFAEHTAVSSASHPCPYIAYFGPIHPSSSNSGGTVSEASNFNHWNGSSVPSDMPTSYTFPAVDLHYRSWEHHSPPFSTASSRLVAADQPSVSPGSQRPARGGSDVPRSGSFMHPFLVGHSSAARAGSSVASSMIPPYPGSNARARDRVQALQAYYQPQQPPNSTTMRTPIASGTRRSSSHNGPAQLAPMATSPDQGGGFFLIPSSSSGRNFQEENHHLPNHFHAWERDHLPSLSLNHVDRDSGWRAYHQATSRSDPATRSSSFRLRHGSDRMPSQNR; from the exons aTGGGTCTCGGTAACGACGAAGAAGAGGATAACAATAACAATGATAAGGTTGTGGATGACGGAGATGTTGGAGGAGGAAAGTCTTTCGGTTCAGTGTCGTGTTCCATTTGCCTCGAGGTTGTTGCCGATAATGGGGATAGATCCTGGTCTAAGCTTCAATGCGGTCATCAATTTCACCTCG ATTGCATTGGTTCAGCATTCAACATAAAAGGAGCAATGCAGTGCCCTAATTGTCGGAAGATTGAGAAAGGTCAATGGCTATATGCTAATGGTTGTCGCTCATATCCTGAATTTAGCATGGATGAGTGGACTCACGATGAGGATCTTTATGATCTTAGCTACTCTGAGATG TCCTTTGGAGTTCATTGGTGCCCTTTTGGCAACCTGGCACGACTTCCATCATCCTTCGA GGAAGGGGAATTTTCATCATCTGCGT ATCATGATGTATTGGGACAACATGCCATATTTGCTGAACATACAGCTGTGTCATCTGCCAGCCATCCTTGCCCGTATATTGCTTACTTTGGACCAATACATCCATCCTCCTCCAATTCTGGTGGAACTGTATCAGAAGCTTCAAACTTCAACCATTGGAATGGCTCGTCTGTGCCCAGTGACATGCCAACTTCCTACACATTTCCTGCTGTTGATCTTCATTATCGCAGTTGGGAACACCACTCCCCTCCTTTCTCTACAGCAAGTAGTCGTCTAGTTGCTGCAGATCAGCCATCAGTATCCCCTGGTAGTCAAAGGCCAGCCAGGGGTGGTTCGGATGTACCAAGATCAGGATCTTTTATGCATCCCTTCCTTGTTGGTCACAG TTCTGCTGCCAGAGCGGGGAGCTCGGTTGCTTCCTCAATGATCCCTCCTTATCCTGGTAGCAATGCTCGTGCCCGTGATAGAGTCCAGGCTCTTCAGGCATACTATCAACCACAGCAACCTCCTAATTCAACCACAATGCGGACACCTATCGCTTCTGGCACCCGAAGATCCAGTAGTCATAATGGACCAGCTCAATTAGCTCCAATGGCCACATCGCCAGACCAAGGTGGTGGCTTCTTTCTTATCCCATCAAGTTCATCAGGACGCaattttcaagaagaaaatcaTCATCTACCAAATCACTTCCATGCTTGGGAAAGAGACCACTTGCCTTCATTATCATTGAACCATGTTGATAGAGATTCAGGTTGGAGAGCATACCACCAGGCTACCAGCCGGTCAGACCCAGCTACCAGGTCCAGCAGCTTTCGTTTAAGGCACGGATCAGATAGAATGCCTTCACAAAATCGGTAA
- the LOC100798107 gene encoding E3 ubiquitin-protein ligase RFI2 isoform X2, with the protein MGLGNDEEEDNNNNDKVVDDGDVGGGKSFGSVSCSICLEVVADNGDRSWSKLQCGHQFHLDCIGSAFNIKGAMQCPNCRKIEKGQWLYANGCRSYPEFSMDEWTHDEDLYDLSYSEMSFGVHWCPFGNLARLPSSFEEGEFSSSAYHDVLGQHAIFAEHTAVSSASHPCPYIAYFGPIHPSSSNSGGTVSEASNFNHWNGSSVPSDMPTSYTFPAVDLHYRSWEHHSPPFSTASSRLVAADQPSVSPGSQRPARGGSDVPRSGSFMHPFLVGHRAGSSVASSMIPPYPGSNARARDRVQALQAYYQPQQPPNSTTMRTPIASGTRRSSSHNGPAQLAPMATSPDQGGGFFLIPSSSSGRNFQEENHHLPNHFHAWERDHLPSLSLNHVDRDSGWRAYHQATSRSDPATRSSSFRLRHGSDRMPSQNR; encoded by the exons aTGGGTCTCGGTAACGACGAAGAAGAGGATAACAATAACAATGATAAGGTTGTGGATGACGGAGATGTTGGAGGAGGAAAGTCTTTCGGTTCAGTGTCGTGTTCCATTTGCCTCGAGGTTGTTGCCGATAATGGGGATAGATCCTGGTCTAAGCTTCAATGCGGTCATCAATTTCACCTCG ATTGCATTGGTTCAGCATTCAACATAAAAGGAGCAATGCAGTGCCCTAATTGTCGGAAGATTGAGAAAGGTCAATGGCTATATGCTAATGGTTGTCGCTCATATCCTGAATTTAGCATGGATGAGTGGACTCACGATGAGGATCTTTATGATCTTAGCTACTCTGAGATG TCCTTTGGAGTTCATTGGTGCCCTTTTGGCAACCTGGCACGACTTCCATCATCCTTCGA GGAAGGGGAATTTTCATCATCTGCGT ATCATGATGTATTGGGACAACATGCCATATTTGCTGAACATACAGCTGTGTCATCTGCCAGCCATCCTTGCCCGTATATTGCTTACTTTGGACCAATACATCCATCCTCCTCCAATTCTGGTGGAACTGTATCAGAAGCTTCAAACTTCAACCATTGGAATGGCTCGTCTGTGCCCAGTGACATGCCAACTTCCTACACATTTCCTGCTGTTGATCTTCATTATCGCAGTTGGGAACACCACTCCCCTCCTTTCTCTACAGCAAGTAGTCGTCTAGTTGCTGCAGATCAGCCATCAGTATCCCCTGGTAGTCAAAGGCCAGCCAGGGGTGGTTCGGATGTACCAAGATCAGGATCTTTTATGCATCCCTTCCTTGTTGGTCACAG AGCGGGGAGCTCGGTTGCTTCCTCAATGATCCCTCCTTATCCTGGTAGCAATGCTCGTGCCCGTGATAGAGTCCAGGCTCTTCAGGCATACTATCAACCACAGCAACCTCCTAATTCAACCACAATGCGGACACCTATCGCTTCTGGCACCCGAAGATCCAGTAGTCATAATGGACCAGCTCAATTAGCTCCAATGGCCACATCGCCAGACCAAGGTGGTGGCTTCTTTCTTATCCCATCAAGTTCATCAGGACGCaattttcaagaagaaaatcaTCATCTACCAAATCACTTCCATGCTTGGGAAAGAGACCACTTGCCTTCATTATCATTGAACCATGTTGATAGAGATTCAGGTTGGAGAGCATACCACCAGGCTACCAGCCGGTCAGACCCAGCTACCAGGTCCAGCAGCTTTCGTTTAAGGCACGGATCAGATAGAATGCCTTCACAAAATCGGTAA
- the LOC100305730 gene encoding Translationally-controlled tumor protein homolog-like: MLVYQDLLTGDELLSDSFPYKETENGMLWEVEGKWVVQGAVNVDIGANPSAEGGDEDEGVDDQAVKVVDIVDTFRLQEQPPFDKKQFITYMKRYIKLLTAKLEGEQQELFKKHIEGATKSLLSKLKDLQFFVGESMHDDGSLVFAYYKEGATDPTFIYFAYGLKEIKC; encoded by the exons ATGCTTGTCTACCAAGATCTTCTTACAG GTGACGAGCTTCTCTCTGACTCATTCCCGTACAAGGAAACTGAGAATGGAATGCTGTGGGAAGTGGAAGGAAAG TGGGTTGTTCAAGGAGCAGTCAATGTAGATATTGGTGCTAACCCTTCTGCAGAAGGTGGGGATGAGGACGAGGGAGTTGATGATCAAGCTGTCAAAGTAGTTGATATTGTTGACACTTTTAGGCTTCAG gaaCAACCACCCTTTGATAAGAAACAATTTATTACTTATATGAAGAGATATATTAAGTTGCTGACGGCCAAATTAGAGGGTGAGCAGCAAGAGTTGTTCAAGAAGCACATCGAGGGAGCAACTAAGTCCCTCCTATCAAAGCTCAAAGACCTCCAATT TTTTGTGGGGGAGAGTATGCACGATGATGGAAGCCTTGTCTTTGCTTACTACAAGGAAGGTGCTACTGATCCAACTTTTATCTACTTTGCCTATGGATTGAAGGAAATCAAGTGCTGA